The Bradyrhizobium guangxiense genomic sequence CTGTCAAGGCGGGCATGTCGCCGGAGCAGTCCTGGTCGATGGGCTCGCTGCATGGCGCGACGCGCTTCGGCATGGATGGCGACATCGGTGGGCTCGGCGGCGGCCGCCGCGCCGATCTCGTGCTGATGGATGATCAGCTCAAGCCGCAATGCACCTGGTATGGCGGCGAGCTCGTGGTCGAGCATGGCAAGATCACGCCACGCCTCGATGAAGCGCTCTCGCAGCGCTATCAATATCCGAAGGCGGCCTATGTCACGGTGAAGCTGCCGGAGAAGGTGAAGCTCACACCGGAGTTGCCGGCAAACGCGTGTAGGGTCAACGCGATCAAGACGGCGCTGCCCGGTATCACGCTGATCCATGAGAAGGTGGCGATCGAGCCCGCAAAGGACTGGCCGTCGCTGTTCGCGCGCTACGGCCTGTGCTTCGTCACGGTAGTCGAGCGCCACGGCAAGTCGGCTGGCAACGTCGCCTACGGTCTGCTGAAGGATTTCGGCCTGAAGCGCGGCGCGGTGGCCTCCAGCGTTGGCCACGACAGCCATAACATCATCGTGGCCGGAACCAACGAGGCCGACATGCAGGTCGCCATCGCCGCCATCAAGACGCACCAGGGCGGCGTTTGCGTCGTTGCCGACGGCAAGGTGAGGGCACTTGTTCCGCTGCCGATCGCGGGGCTGCTCTCCGACAAGCGCGTCACCGAAGTGGCGGAGGAAGTCAAGGCGCTGAAAAAGGAGTGGGCGGAGGCCGGCTGCACCATCCCGTACATGGGCTTCAATTTGATTCCGCTATCGGTCATTCCGGAAATTCGCATCACCGACAAGGGCCTCGTGCTGGTGCCGCAGATGGAACTGGCGCCGCTGTTCGAGTGAAACGGCTTTCACGCATCTCGTGATCTAACCGCTTGAGACGCCCACGATTTTCTCGTGGCTGCCGCATCGTGGAAAATAAAATCGATCTCGTTGAGATCGGCTTCTGCGCACCTGATGATCTCGCTCGCTGACTTGAACCAAGCGAGGTCCGATATGGCGAAGATGCGAGCCGTCGATGCAGCCGTGCGTATCCTGGAGAAGGAAGGCATCTCGGCTGCCTTCGGCGTTCCCGGTGCTGCGATCAATCCGCTTTACTCGGCGCTGAAGAAGCGCGGCTCGATCCGCCACATCTTGGCGCGGCATGTCGAGGGTGCCTCGCATATGGCCGAGGGCTATACGCGCGCCAAGGCCGGCAATATCGGGGTCTGCATCGGAACCTCTGGGCCGGCCGGCACCGACATGATCACCGGGCTTTACTCCGCGATCGCCGATTCCATCCCGATCCTCTGCATCACCGGCCAGGCACCGCGGGCGCGGCTCTACAAGGAGGATTTCCAGGCCGTTGACATTGAGTCGATCGCAAAGCCTGTGACCAAATGGGCGGTGACAGTGCGCGAGCCGGCATTGGTGCCGCGCGTGTTCAGCCAGGCCTTTCACATCATGCGCTCAGGACGGCCGGGGCCGGTGCTGATCGACATGCCGCTCGACGTGCAGCTCGCCGAGATCGAGTTCGACGACGAGACCTACGAGCCGCTGCCGGTCTACAAGCCCGCAGCGACCCGCAAGCAGGTCGAGAAGGCGCTGGAGATGCTCAACGCCGCCGAGCGTCCGCTGATCGTCGCGGGCGGCGGCATCATCAATGCCGACGCTTCGGACCTCCTGGTCGAATTTGCCGAGATCGCCAATGTGCCTGTGGTACCGACCCTGATGGGATGGGGCGCGATCCCGGACGACCACGTGCTGATGGCCGGCATGGTCGGTCTTCAGACCAGCCACCGCTACGGCAATGCCACCATGCTGGAATCCGACTTCGTGCTCGGCATCGGCAATCGCTGGGCCAACCGCCACACCGGCTCGGTCGAGACCTACACCAAGGGCCGCACCTTCGTGCATGTCGATATCGAGCCGACGCAGATCGGGCGCGTGTTCAATCCCGATCTCGGCATCGTCTCGGACGCCAAGGCCGCGCTCGAGCTGTTCGTCACCGTCGCCAGGGAGTGGCGGCGGTCAGGCAGGCTCCGCGAGCGCCAGGCGTGGCCCGCGGCCTGCCGCGATCGCAAGAAGACCATGCTGCGCAAGAGCCATTTCGACAACGTCCCAATCAAGCCGCAGCGCGTCTATGAGGAGATGACCAAGGCCTTCGGCCGGGACACCTGCTACGTCACCGTGATCGGCCTGTCGCAGATCGCCGGCGCGCAGTTCCTCGGCGTTTACAAGCCGCGCAACTGGATCAATGCCGGGCAGGCGGGGCCGCTCGGCTGGACATTGCCCGCAGCGCTCGGCGTACGTGCCGCATGCCCGGATCGCGACATCGTTGCGCTCTCCGGCGACTACGACTTCCAGTTCCTGATCGAGGAGCTCGCGGTCGGGGCGCAGTTCAATCTGCCCTACATCCACGTCGTCGTGAACAATTCCTATCTCGGTCTGATCCGACAGGCCCAGCGCGGCTTCGACATGGACTATCACGTTCAGCTCTCCTTCGAGAACATCAACGCGCCCGAAATCGGCGTCTACGGCGTCGACCATGTCGCCGTCGCCGAAGGCCTCGGCTGCAAGGCGATCCGCGTCACCGATCCGAAGGACGCTCAAGCGGCGTTCGCGACCGCGCGCGAACTGATGGCCAAGCATCGCGTGCCCGTGGTGGTCGAGTTCATCCTCGAACGCGTCACCAACATCGCGATGGGCACGGAGATCGACAACATCGTCGAGTTCGAGGAGGTGCTGGCCCTGCCGCTCGACGAGGTCGAGCGGGCGCGCCCTGGCGTGCTGCAGCCGGCGGAATAGGGAAGGACCACATCATGCCGAAATTTGCCGCCAACCTCACCATGCTCTTCAACGAAATGCCGTTCCTCGACCGCTTCGCTGCGGCCAAGGCGCCAGGCTTTGTCGGGGTCGAGTATCTCTTCCCCTATGATTTCGACAAGGCGCAGCTGCGCGAGCAGCTCGAGGCGCACGGGTTGACGCAGGTGCTGCACAATCTGCCGGCCGGAAACTGGGCGGGTGGCGAGCGCGGCATCGCGATCCTGCCCGATCGCACCGCCGAATTCCGCGACGGTGTGTTCCGCGCCATCGACTATGCCAAGGCGCTCGATTGCGAGCAGCTCAACTGCCTCGTCGGCATCGCGCCCGTCGATGCCGACCCGCGCGAGCTTCAGGAGACGCTGGTCGGAAACTTGCGCTTTGCCGCTTCGACGCTGGCACGGGAGAACATCAGGCTGCTGGTCGAGCCGATCAACACGCTCGACATTCCCGGCTTCTTCCTCAACGGCACCGAGCAGGCGGTGCAGCTGATCTCGGAGGTGCGCTCGAACAACCTCTTCATCCAATACGACATCTATCACATGCAGATCATGGAGGGCGATCTCGCCCGCACGATGCAGGAATATCTGCCCCAGATTGCCCATATCCAGCTCGCCGACAATCCCGGCCGTCACGAGCCCGGCACCGGCGAGATCAACTATCCCTTCTTGTTCCGCCACCTCGACGCGATCGGCTATCGCGGCTGGGTCGGATGCGAATACAAGCCGCGCACCACGACGCTGGAAGGGCTGGCCTGGCACGCGGCGCAGACATTCGAGACGTAGGGGATACCGAACGCAGTGACAGTGCGCTCCCTCTCCCGCGTGCGGGAGAGGGGCACCGGGCGTGCGGATGAAATCTTGCCAATGCAACTGAGGGAAACGCAGACATGATCGACATCGGCTTCATCGGGCTTGGCACCATGGGACGGCCGATGGCCGGCCATCTCCTAGCGGCGGGGCACCATGTTCTGCTGCATGACGTCGCGCCGGTTGCGCCGGAGCTGATCGCGGCGGGCGGCATTCCCTGCAAGTCCGGCAAGCAGGTCGCGGAGGAGGCCGATGCGGTCATCATCATGGTCCCGGACACGCCGCATGTGGAGGCCGTACTGTTCGGCGAGGACGGGGTGGCCAGCGGCATCTCGAACGGCAAGATCGTCGTCGACATGAGCTCGATCTCGCCGCTGGCGACGAAGCAGTTTGCGAAGAAGATCGAGGCGCTCGGGGCGGACTATCTCGACGCGCCGGTCTCGGGTGGGGAGGTCGGGGCGAAAGCCGCGAGCCTCACCATCATGGTCGGCGGGCCGGAGCGGGCTTTTGGGACCATGAAGCCGGTCTTCGACAAGATGGGCAAGAACGTCACGCATGTCGGCGCCAATGGCGACGGCCAGACTACGAAGGTCGCCAACCAGATCATCGTCGCGCTAACCATCGAAGCTGTGAGCGAGGCGCTGCTGTTTGCATCGAAAGCCGGCGCAAACCCTGCGCTGGTGCGCAAGGCGCTGATGGGCGGGTTTGCTTCCTCGCGCATCCTCGAAGTGCATGGTGAGCGCATGGTGAAACGCAATTTCGATCCCGGCTTCCGCATCGAGCTGCACCAGAAGGATCTCAATCTCGCGCTCGAAGGCGCGCGCTCGCTCGGTCTCTCGCTGCCGAGTACGGCGGTGGCGCAGCAATTGTTCTCGGCCTGCACCGCCCATGGCGGCGAGGGCTGGGATCATTCGGCGATGGTGCGAGCGTTGGAACTGATGGCCGGCCACGAGATCGCCGCAGCCTGAACTGTTACGCCGTAACACTCTCCAGCTTTGGTGCGTTCTTCGGCACGCGGGAACCGGAACAATGATCCGGCCCCGCGGTTGAAGGCGCAGGACAATCACTGGAGACAAAACAACATGAAGACCCGTCTTGCGATTTCGTTGGCTGCCGCGTCGCTGCTGGCGTCGAGTGCAGCCTTTGCTCAGTCGACGACCGCCCAGGGCGCAGCGGATGGCGCGCGTGCGGGTGGCGATATCGGCGGTCCGATCGGCGCGATGGTCGGCGGCACCGTCGGTGCGGCCGTCGGCGCCGGTCTGGAAATTCCGAATGCCGTATTGGGCGGAATTCCGCGCGATGATTCAGTGGTCATCCACGAGCGCGTCGTCGTCGGCGAGCCGCTGCCGCCGACCGTGGTGCTGCGCCCCGTGCCGAACTACACCGAGTACCGCTATGCAGTCGTGAACGACCGCCGCGTGATCGTCGAGCCGCGCACGCGTCGCGTCGTCAAGATCATCGACTGACCCCTCGGCAATCCCAGGCGTTGAGAAGATGGGCCCTGCGGAGTGTCACTCCGCGGGGCCTTCGCTCGTCAGGGCGGGCCCAGGGCGAAAGCGCGTGAGCAACCAGTCGGCCGCGGCCGCGAGCGCAAAGCCGATGCAGGCGGTGAGCGCGTCGACCAGAAAATCCTCCAGCCGGGCGTGGCGTCCGGGCGCCCAAAACTGCATCAGCTCGAGCACACCGATCAGGACGATCGCGGCCGCCGCGATCAGCAGGCGCCGGCGCGGATAGGCGAGGCCGAAGGTCAGCCCCACCAGGATGAATGCGAGCGCGTGTTCGCCGTTCCGGCCGAGGTTGGAATGGGGCCGCAGGCCGGGGGGACCGAGGGTGGCGAACGTAACGGCGGCTGCGAGCAGCCAGGCAATGGATCGAACCAAAATGGACATTCGGCCCGCTTAGCACAGATTTGCAGCCAGCCGGCACCATCGTCCCATCAGATCGCCGTGTAGTTAATGACGAAGCGTTAAAGAGGCTCCCGCACGCCGAGCCCGTGCATGAAGCGCTCGCGGATCTGCACGGGATCTCGCCTTGTGGTCCCGACGCCGGGCTTGTCGTCGATCCGGACCGCGATCAGGCTGGGCTCGGTAGCGGACATCGCGGCGTCGACCAGACGCTCGAAATCCTCCTCGTCTGCGGCCCAGGCGCTGTTGGCGAGGCCGGAGCCGATGGCGATGGCAACGATGTCCGCGACGCTCGCCGCGGGGGTCGGCTGTGCGCCAGTGATCTGGTAGATGCCGTTGTCCATCACGACCATGACGAGGTTTTTCGGCTTCAACGCCGCAATGGTCGAGAGTGCGCCGAGCTGCATCAGCAGCGAGCCGTCGCCTTCGAGCGCGAAGACGCGGCGGTCGGGCTGCGCCAGCGCGACGCCGAGCGCAATCGGGAAGGCGAGACCCATGCTGCCCAGCATGTAGAAATTCTGCGGCCGGTGTCCGGCGGCCCAGAGGT encodes the following:
- a CDS encoding DUF1236 domain-containing protein codes for the protein MKTRLAISLAAASLLASSAAFAQSTTAQGAADGARAGGDIGGPIGAMVGGTVGAAVGAGLEIPNAVLGGIPRDDSVVIHERVVVGEPLPPTVVLRPVPNYTEYRYAVVNDRRVIVEPRTRRVVKIID
- a CDS encoding VanZ family protein, encoding MSILVRSIAWLLAAAVTFATLGPPGLRPHSNLGRNGEHALAFILVGLTFGLAYPRRRLLIAAAAIVLIGVLELMQFWAPGRHARLEDFLVDALTACIGFALAAAADWLLTRFRPGPALTSEGPAE
- a CDS encoding thiamine pyrophosphate-dependent enzyme, with the protein product MRNTKVMNRFDLTSRLIGKLKHEEAVIGGIGNTNFDLWAAGHRPQNFYMLGSMGLAFPIALGVALAQPDRRVFALEGDGSLLMQLGALSTIAALKPKNLVMVVMDNGIYQITGAQPTPAASVADIVAIAIGSGLANSAWAADEEDFERLVDAAMSATEPSLIAVRIDDKPGVGTTRRDPVQIRERFMHGLGVREPL
- a CDS encoding 2-hydroxy-3-oxopropionate reductase, which gives rise to MIDIGFIGLGTMGRPMAGHLLAAGHHVLLHDVAPVAPELIAAGGIPCKSGKQVAEEADAVIIMVPDTPHVEAVLFGEDGVASGISNGKIVVDMSSISPLATKQFAKKIEALGADYLDAPVSGGEVGAKAASLTIMVGGPERAFGTMKPVFDKMGKNVTHVGANGDGQTTKVANQIIVALTIEAVSEALLFASKAGANPALVRKALMGGFASSRILEVHGERMVKRNFDPGFRIELHQKDLNLALEGARSLGLSLPSTAVAQQLFSACTAHGGEGWDHSAMVRALELMAGHEIAAA
- the gcl gene encoding glyoxylate carboligase, giving the protein MAKMRAVDAAVRILEKEGISAAFGVPGAAINPLYSALKKRGSIRHILARHVEGASHMAEGYTRAKAGNIGVCIGTSGPAGTDMITGLYSAIADSIPILCITGQAPRARLYKEDFQAVDIESIAKPVTKWAVTVREPALVPRVFSQAFHIMRSGRPGPVLIDMPLDVQLAEIEFDDETYEPLPVYKPAATRKQVEKALEMLNAAERPLIVAGGGIINADASDLLVEFAEIANVPVVPTLMGWGAIPDDHVLMAGMVGLQTSHRYGNATMLESDFVLGIGNRWANRHTGSVETYTKGRTFVHVDIEPTQIGRVFNPDLGIVSDAKAALELFVTVAREWRRSGRLRERQAWPAACRDRKKTMLRKSHFDNVPIKPQRVYEEMTKAFGRDTCYVTVIGLSQIAGAQFLGVYKPRNWINAGQAGPLGWTLPAALGVRAACPDRDIVALSGDYDFQFLIEELAVGAQFNLPYIHVVVNNSYLGLIRQAQRGFDMDYHVQLSFENINAPEIGVYGVDHVAVAEGLGCKAIRVTDPKDAQAAFATARELMAKHRVPVVVEFILERVTNIAMGTEIDNIVEFEEVLALPLDEVERARPGVLQPAE
- the hyi gene encoding hydroxypyruvate isomerase, encoding MPKFAANLTMLFNEMPFLDRFAAAKAPGFVGVEYLFPYDFDKAQLREQLEAHGLTQVLHNLPAGNWAGGERGIAILPDRTAEFRDGVFRAIDYAKALDCEQLNCLVGIAPVDADPRELQETLVGNLRFAASTLARENIRLLVEPINTLDIPGFFLNGTEQAVQLISEVRSNNLFIQYDIYHMQIMEGDLARTMQEYLPQIAHIQLADNPGRHEPGTGEINYPFLFRHLDAIGYRGWVGCEYKPRTTTLEGLAWHAAQTFET